A region from the Pseudomonas sp. KU26590 genome encodes:
- a CDS encoding YidH family protein, translating into MNSPEPRNVMPPANTSVTPPERDRLSASLLGGGCEPDPRFTLANERTFLAWIRTALAFLAGGIAVEAFTSDVFSPGLRRAVALSLLVLALLVSASACVRWLKVERAMRQRKPLPLPVLVPILSLGGALVAAGLIVFLISGAS; encoded by the coding sequence ATGAATTCCCCTGAGCCCCGCAACGTCATGCCTCCCGCCAATACCTCCGTTACGCCGCCTGAGCGTGATCGCCTGTCGGCTTCGCTGCTCGGCGGCGGCTGCGAACCCGACCCGCGCTTTACCCTCGCCAACGAACGCACGTTTCTCGCCTGGATCCGCACGGCGCTGGCGTTTCTGGCCGGTGGCATTGCGGTCGAAGCCTTCACCAGCGACGTGTTCAGCCCCGGTCTGCGTCGGGCCGTGGCTTTGTCGTTGCTGGTACTGGCCTTGCTGGTGAGCGCCAGTGCCTGCGTGCGCTGGCTGAAAGTCGAGCGGGCGATGCGTCAACGCAAGCCGCTGCCGTTGCCGGTGCTGGTGCCGATTCTGTCATTGGGGGGCGCGTTGGT